The following proteins come from a genomic window of Dongia rigui:
- a CDS encoding sensor histidine kinase produces the protein MTDADVKLPTFGRGLSARVLVLTILFVLVSEVLIYAPSIARFRLDWLEEKLNTAHLAILALEATPDYMIDPELEVRLLNHVGARIIALRTGDGKNLILRGSTPSLLVDVTVDLGDRGFLPLLEDGFETLWQGRNRVMRVKGYSPRAADVVVDVVFDEWPLRQAMIAYSWRVLGFSIVISLITAALLFGALQWLIIRPMRRLTGGMVAFRQDPEAERGDFGETARGDEIGVAEREFGVMQDRVRQALQQRARLAALGTAVTKINHDLRGILATARLVTDRLAESDNPEVRKLAPALLRSLDRAVDLCSDTLNFTREGPPKPEFELFALKELVDEVGESLGKLLTEGKAWISDVADHQQIRADRGQVYRILRNLGENALQMGAKTVTLRAVEVAGVLEITIADDGPGLSRKALENLFVPFKGSARAGGTGLGLAIARELMRGQGGDLRLLETGAGGAVFSLTLPAAAQVN, from the coding sequence ATGACGGATGCCGACGTCAAGCTGCCGACCTTTGGGCGTGGCCTTTCGGCCCGGGTGTTGGTGCTGACGATTCTCTTCGTGCTGGTCAGCGAGGTCCTGATCTATGCGCCCTCGATCGCGCGCTTTCGCCTCGATTGGCTGGAAGAAAAACTCAACACCGCGCATCTCGCCATCCTCGCCTTGGAAGCGACGCCGGACTACATGATCGATCCGGAGCTGGAAGTGCGCCTCCTCAACCATGTGGGCGCCCGCATCATCGCGCTCCGCACCGGTGACGGAAAGAACCTGATCCTGCGTGGCTCGACGCCCTCGCTGCTGGTCGATGTTACCGTCGATCTCGGCGATCGCGGCTTTTTGCCCTTGCTCGAGGACGGCTTCGAAACCCTGTGGCAAGGCCGCAACCGCGTCATGCGTGTCAAAGGCTATTCGCCCCGTGCCGCCGATGTCGTCGTCGACGTGGTGTTCGATGAATGGCCGTTGCGCCAGGCGATGATCGCCTATTCCTGGCGTGTGCTGGGCTTCTCCATCGTCATCTCGCTGATCACGGCGGCGTTGCTGTTCGGTGCGCTGCAATGGCTGATCATCCGGCCGATGCGGCGTTTGACAGGTGGCATGGTGGCCTTCCGCCAGGATCCCGAGGCCGAGCGTGGCGATTTCGGCGAGACTGCCCGCGGCGATGAGATTGGCGTGGCTGAGCGCGAATTCGGCGTGATGCAGGACCGCGTGCGACAGGCCTTGCAGCAGCGCGCGCGCCTTGCGGCCCTAGGCACGGCGGTCACCAAGATCAACCACGATCTGCGCGGGATTCTTGCCACAGCCCGTCTGGTCACCGACCGGCTCGCCGAAAGTGACAATCCGGAGGTGCGCAAGCTGGCGCCGGCCTTGCTGCGCTCGCTCGACCGCGCGGTCGATCTTTGCTCCGACACGCTCAATTTCACCCGCGAGGGGCCGCCCAAGCCGGAATTCGAACTCTTTGCGCTCAAAGAACTGGTCGATGAAGTGGGCGAGAGCCTCGGCAAGCTGCTGACCGAGGGCAAGGCCTGGATCAGCGATGTGGCCGACCATCAGCAGATCCGTGCCGACCGCGGGCAGGTCTATCGCATCCTGCGCAATCTTGGCGAAAACGCCTTGCAGATGGGCGCGAAGACCGTGACCTTGCGCGCCGTGGAGGTGGCGGGCGTCCTTGAAATCACCATCGCCGATGACGGGCCGGGCCTCTCCCGCAAGGCGCTGGAGAATCTGTTCGTGCCGTTCAAGGGCTCGGCCCGGGCGGGCGGCACGGGCCTTGGCCTCGCCATAGCCCGCGAATTGATGCGCGGGCAGGGCGGCGATCTGCGCCTCCTCGAGACCGGCGCCGGCGGCGCCGTGTTCTCGCTTACCCTGCCGGCAGCCGCGCAAGTGAATTGA
- a CDS encoding dihydrolipoyl dehydrogenase family protein, with protein sequence MTEMPTLTPDICVIGAGSGGLTVAAGAAQLGASVVLVEEGEMGGDCLNSGCVPSKALLAAAHQAATVSQAKKFGVSFRAPTINRANVAKHIAGVIAGIAPHDSVERFEGLGVTVIRGRGVFAAPDAVIANGQRIQAKRFVIATGSKPVLPPIAGLDGIRPFTNETIFGVTEPIEHLLVIGGGPIGVEMAQAQRRLGAKVTLVEMARLLPKDDPELVGFVRTALAADGVDLKEGTNIIRLERNDDGIAAHLANNEGTTEEIAVSHVLVAVGRRPNTDGIGLERAAVTLKGSTIQVDQRLRTSNPRIYAIGDCAGGPAFTHVAGYHGGIVLRNILFRLRAKVNPDLIPWVTFTEPELAYVGLLETAARARFKDVRTETLDFDTNDRARTERRDAGRIKIVLRAGGQILGVGIVGPQAGELLAPWCLAIARGLKLSAMAGLLLPYPTLSEISKRVAGNYYAPRLFSVGVRALVRGLMKLP encoded by the coding sequence ATGACTGAGATGCCGACCCTTACCCCCGACATCTGCGTCATCGGTGCCGGTTCCGGTGGCCTGACCGTGGCGGCAGGTGCAGCACAGCTCGGCGCCAGCGTCGTGCTGGTCGAAGAAGGCGAGATGGGCGGCGACTGCCTCAATTCCGGCTGCGTGCCGTCAAAAGCTCTGTTGGCGGCTGCTCACCAAGCGGCCACCGTATCGCAGGCGAAGAAATTTGGCGTCAGCTTCCGCGCACCCACGATCAACCGCGCCAATGTCGCCAAGCACATCGCCGGTGTCATCGCTGGCATCGCACCGCATGATTCAGTCGAGCGTTTCGAAGGACTTGGCGTGACCGTTATCCGTGGACGCGGGGTGTTCGCTGCACCCGACGCTGTCATCGCGAATGGGCAACGCATCCAGGCTAAACGCTTCGTGATCGCCACCGGGTCGAAGCCCGTTTTGCCGCCGATCGCCGGTCTCGACGGCATCAGGCCCTTCACCAACGAAACGATCTTCGGCGTGACGGAGCCGATCGAGCATTTGCTGGTCATCGGCGGCGGTCCCATCGGTGTCGAGATGGCGCAGGCACAACGGCGCCTGGGTGCCAAGGTGACGTTGGTCGAAATGGCGCGCCTGCTGCCCAAGGATGATCCCGAACTGGTGGGCTTCGTCCGGACGGCGCTTGCGGCGGATGGTGTCGATCTCAAGGAAGGCACCAACATCATCCGCCTGGAACGGAACGACGACGGCATTGCCGCTCACCTGGCCAACAATGAAGGTACGACGGAGGAGATCGCCGTCAGCCACGTGCTGGTGGCTGTGGGCCGCCGTCCCAACACGGATGGCATCGGTCTGGAGCGCGCTGCTGTTACGCTGAAGGGCAGTACGATCCAGGTCGATCAGCGCTTGCGCACCAGCAACCCCCGCATCTATGCCATCGGCGATTGCGCAGGTGGTCCTGCGTTCACGCATGTTGCCGGCTACCACGGTGGCATCGTGCTGCGGAACATCCTGTTCCGCCTGCGCGCCAAGGTGAACCCGGATCTCATTCCCTGGGTGACGTTCACCGAGCCGGAACTGGCCTATGTCGGGTTGCTGGAGACGGCGGCACGGGCGCGGTTCAAAGACGTGCGGACCGAAACCCTCGATTTTGACACCAATGACCGGGCCCGCACCGAACGCCGCGACGCAGGGCGAATCAAGATCGTGCTGCGTGCTGGCGGCCAGATCCTGGGCGTCGGCATTGTCGGCCCGCAGGCCGGTGAATTGCTGGCACCCTGGTGCCTTGCGATCGCCCGCGGGCTCAAGCTCTCGGCCATGGCGGGCCTGTTGCTGCCCTATCCGACCTTGTCCGAGATATCGAAACGTGTTGCTGGAAACTACTACGCGCCGCGGCTGTTCAGCGTCGGCGTGCGGGCCCTCGTCCGCGGACTAATGAAGCTGCCATGA
- a CDS encoding TVP38/TMEM64 family protein, which yields MPRTISWRRLWPLLILAAGAVLFLALGGTDWLSLETLRARHAGLAAFVDAHYVQAALLYVLIYLVTVALSVPGGTVLTLVGGFLFGVFAATCYILVAATAGAVIVFLIARSSLGEPLRRRAGPWFSKLAAGFARDMWSYMLILRLVPLFPFFVVNLVPAFLGVSLTCFAVTTFIGILPAVLVYTSLGSGLGTALASGGDLAVAVSPQIILGLLGLALLAALPVLYRRRNGRGASHD from the coding sequence ATGCCCCGGACAATTTCCTGGCGCCGGTTATGGCCGCTGCTGATCCTGGCGGCAGGCGCGGTCCTGTTCCTGGCGCTGGGCGGGACCGATTGGCTGAGCCTTGAGACACTGCGCGCGCGCCATGCCGGACTCGCGGCCTTCGTCGACGCACATTATGTGCAGGCGGCGCTGCTCTATGTGCTGATCTATCTGGTGACCGTCGCCCTGTCCGTCCCGGGCGGAACCGTGCTGACCTTGGTCGGCGGCTTCCTGTTTGGCGTCTTCGCCGCCACATGCTACATCCTTGTGGCAGCTACGGCGGGGGCTGTGATCGTCTTTTTGATCGCGCGCTCGTCTCTGGGCGAGCCTTTGCGGCGGCGGGCGGGGCCCTGGTTTTCGAAGCTCGCTGCAGGGTTCGCGCGCGATATGTGGAGTTACATGTTGATCCTGCGCCTGGTGCCGCTTTTTCCCTTCTTCGTGGTCAATCTGGTGCCGGCATTCCTCGGCGTATCGCTGACCTGTTTTGCCGTCACGACCTTCATTGGCATTCTGCCGGCGGTCCTGGTCTATACCTCCCTCGGCAGCGGGCTGGGAACGGCGCTGGCCAGCGGCGGCGACCTCGCTGTCGCCGTCTCGCCGCAGATCATCTTAGGCCTGCTGGGCCTTGCGCTTCTGGCGGCCCTGCCGGTTCTCTATCGGCGTCGCAACGGACGCGGTGCGTCCCATGACTGA
- a CDS encoding CHASE2 domain-containing protein has product MSLALVLLLGVAIGWLHLSSDPWLEGVDQGAALDWRFRLRGPAEPPVDIAIIVVDDRSLAQIGQWPWPRAKLAEIVDVLRLAGAKSIGFDILLSEHEIDTDGAGDRVLADALQRQGHAVIATALLFNDGSPSAGKVEEVGQIAIGNIVNQQMGPGHVITADEILRPLPAFENVAAVGHVNQQSSEIGQTRTQYPAIAYAGALIPSFPLLLAARQQDLPLSAIGFDYAGRLIFGTQKLPLDDRYGMGLNYLGPTGTFRTYSAMDLLERRIPPPLLKDRAVLVGVSATSLGDNFTTPYSLDLPGVEVLATATDNLMRGSGLIRTPEQRVLEAIAIIALALSSWRLGIRAQRLVWGLFNNLALLIAWLVFAQLMFSHANRLVAMSGPMAAIIAGGALGLLARLVLERRLRNEAERHRGNLARYVPPSLAETLAERATPAFDAREQLAAVMFVDLQGFTHASEERSPADTAQFLKSFHAQIEDVVAAHGGIVAQFLGDGALMLWGLPQPREDDPVRALACARDMLLRLRRWHPENPARAGLHFGPVAMAQLGGRHQAQLAAAGDTVNVASRLEAAAKATGTVLVISDDMVSAIRALGREDLISGLVARPEQPVRGRDKPISYWSAASCADLA; this is encoded by the coding sequence GTGAGCCTCGCTTTGGTGCTTCTCCTCGGCGTGGCGATCGGCTGGCTGCATCTTTCCAGCGATCCTTGGCTGGAAGGGGTCGACCAGGGTGCTGCGCTCGATTGGCGCTTCCGCCTGCGCGGGCCGGCCGAGCCACCGGTCGACATCGCGATTATCGTGGTCGACGACCGGTCGCTGGCCCAGATCGGCCAATGGCCCTGGCCGCGCGCCAAGCTTGCCGAGATTGTCGACGTGTTGCGCCTTGCCGGTGCCAAGAGCATCGGCTTCGACATCCTGCTGTCGGAACACGAGATCGACACCGACGGTGCCGGCGACCGGGTGTTGGCCGACGCCTTGCAACGTCAAGGCCATGCCGTGATCGCCACCGCTTTGCTGTTCAACGACGGCTCGCCCAGCGCCGGCAAGGTTGAGGAGGTGGGGCAGATCGCCATCGGCAACATCGTCAACCAGCAGATGGGACCCGGCCACGTCATCACGGCCGACGAGATCCTGCGGCCATTGCCGGCATTTGAAAACGTGGCGGCGGTCGGCCACGTCAATCAGCAATCCTCCGAGATTGGCCAGACCCGCACGCAATATCCAGCCATCGCTTACGCTGGGGCGCTGATCCCGTCCTTCCCGTTATTGCTCGCCGCCCGCCAGCAGGATCTGCCGCTGAGCGCCATCGGCTTTGATTATGCCGGTCGGCTGATTTTTGGTACGCAGAAATTGCCGCTCGATGACCGCTACGGAATGGGCCTCAATTATCTTGGACCTACCGGCACCTTTCGTACCTATTCGGCGATGGATCTCCTGGAACGGCGCATTCCACCGCCGCTGCTCAAGGATCGCGCGGTGCTGGTCGGCGTTTCAGCGACATCGCTCGGCGACAATTTCACGACGCCTTATTCTCTCGACCTGCCTGGGGTCGAGGTTCTCGCCACGGCCACGGACAATCTGATGCGTGGATCGGGGTTGATCCGCACGCCTGAACAGCGCGTCTTGGAAGCCATCGCCATCATTGCGCTGGCCCTGTCCTCCTGGCGGCTCGGTATCCGTGCCCAGCGCCTGGTCTGGGGGCTCTTCAACAATCTCGCCTTGCTGATCGCGTGGCTGGTTTTTGCGCAACTGATGTTCTCTCACGCCAATCGGCTGGTGGCGATGAGCGGGCCGATGGCCGCGATCATCGCGGGCGGGGCGCTAGGGCTTCTGGCCCGCCTGGTGCTGGAACGGCGCCTGCGTAACGAAGCGGAACGTCATCGCGGCAACTTGGCGCGCTACGTGCCGCCCAGCCTGGCCGAAACGCTGGCCGAGCGCGCGACCCCGGCCTTTGATGCACGCGAACAATTGGCCGCGGTGATGTTCGTCGATCTGCAGGGCTTCACCCATGCCAGCGAGGAACGATCGCCCGCCGACACGGCGCAGTTCCTCAAATCCTTCCACGCGCAGATCGAGGATGTGGTCGCCGCGCATGGCGGCATCGTCGCCCAGTTTCTGGGTGACGGCGCATTGATGCTTTGGGGACTGCCGCAACCGCGTGAAGATGACCCAGTGCGCGCCTTGGCCTGCGCCCGCGATATGCTGCTGCGGCTGCGGCGCTGGCATCCCGAGAACCCGGCACGGGCCGGCTTGCATTTCGGCCCCGTCGCGATGGCGCAACTGGGTGGGCGTCATCAGGCGCAATTGGCGGCGGCGGGCGATACGGTGAATGTCGCCAGCCGGTTGGAAGCGGCGGCGAAAGCAACCGGCACGGTTCTGGTCATATCCGACGATATGGTCAGCGCCATCCGCGCCTTGGGGCGCGAAGATCTTATCAGCGGTCTGGTGGCGCGGCCGGAGCAGCCGGTGCGCGGGCGCGATAAGCCGATCAGCTATTGGTCGGCGGCAAGCTGTGCCGATCTGGCGTGA